Genomic segment of Streptomyces sp. NA02950:
CAGCCTCGGGGAGCTCGTGGTGCGCCGGGTGAGGGGGAGACGCGGTGGGACCGGTTCGCCGATGAGGGGGACAGGGTTCATTTCCTGGGCGACGCCCTGCTGTTCACCGATGTCAACCCCGACAACTTGATGATCGGCGCGCGGCGGACGTCGATCGTGGACTGGTCGTGGCCCACCGTGGGCGCTGCCTTCATCGACCCCGCGTGTCTCGTGGTCCAACTGATCGCAGCCGGACACACAGCGGAACGGGCTGAAGCGTGGGCGGCCGAGTGCAAAGGGGTGGGCGACGGCGAATCCCGCCGCGATCGACGCGTTCACTGTCGCCACCGTGCGTATGAGCCGAGGCCAGGCGGAGCGGTTCCCGGACGCGAACTGGCTCCACGACATGGCCGAAGCCGCCCAGCAATGGGCCCTTCACCGAGGAGTTGAGGAGAAGGCGGTCATCCTCGCTCCGGGCGAGTGAACCAACGGTCCAAAGCCTGCCCGAGTCCCAACGAGCGTACGGCCCCCTGACCATGCCCGCACCCAGACCGGGCAGGACATCGCCCCAACGCTCTCGGTCGGCCGCTTGCCCATAGCGCGCCACTATCCGGGCGGGTGACCAACGGACCGTCGGCCGCCGTCCGTCTCGCATCACCACGAGCCTTCGCGTTGAGCCTGATCGATGCGCCCCGGCTGGAGGGGGGAGTCCTCGAATGAGGGCATGACGACATCCCCGGTGCCATCGGCCCGGGGTCCTGAACAGAGCTCTCAACCTGACTACCCACCCCTGCCACGGTTTGAGGAGTAGTCCGGTCTTTGCGCTCCCACGACTCGCCCGCCGCGTGAAGCGGGCAGTAGCTGCACGGGTCCAGGGGACGATGGAGTCTGCGCATCCCCCGTGGCCGCAGCCTGATGTTCAGCGTGTGCGAGCGCCTCTAACCTCGCGCTTTCACGAGGCGGGCTGTCCGACTGGTGATCAAGAAAGCAGAAAGTGCCTCTGACCAGCGAGAATGAGGATTGCTGAGGTCCTTGTTCCCGCCACCGCCGGAGGCACTTTCCAGGTGAAGAAGCGTATCGGGTCCTACCCGCGTGTCCGCGTCGAGGGCGGCGGTCGTGGGGTCGTCTCGCAGGCCGGGGCCGTGCTGCTGGTCGAGACGATCCGCAAGTCCGGTCTCGACACGGCGATATCGGCGGCGCTTGAGCCGTGGCGGAAGGCCCGGGCGGTGCACGATCCGGGCAAGATCCTGCTGGATGTCGCGCTCGCGGTGGCACTCGGCGGGGACTGCCTGGCCGACGTGGGCTTGCTGCGGGCTGAGCCGGCCGTGTTCGGGCCGGTAGCCTCCGACCCCACGGTCTCCCGGCTGATCAACACGCTGGCGTCGGGCGGACAGCGGGTCCTGGCAGCACTGCGCACCGCCCGTGCTGAAGTACGCGAACGCGTATGGCGGTTGGCCGGTGAAGCAGCGCCGGACACGGGCGGGCAGGTGATCGTGGACATCGACGGCGTCCTCGTCCTGGCCCACTCCGAGAAGCAGGACGCAGCCGCGACCTGGAAGAAGACGTTCGGCCACCACCCGCTGATGGGATTCGTCGACCACGGCCGCAGCGGGTCCGGCGAGCCGGTCGTGGGCCTGCTGCGGCCCGGCAACGCGGGCTCCAACACCGCCGCCGACCACATCGAGGCCACCAGACTGGCCCTGGCCCAGTTGCCGAAACGGCTCCGGCGCGGCCGGCAGACGCTGATCCGTACCGACTCCGGCGGAGGCACCCACGAGTTCGTCGCCTGGCTCGCCCGGCGCGGAAGGTGGCTGTCGTACTCGGTCGGCATGACCATCA
This window contains:
- a CDS encoding IS1380 family transposase — its product is MKKRIGSYPRVRVEGGGRGVVSQAGAVLLVETIRKSGLDTAISAALEPWRKARAVHDPGKILLDVALAVALGGDCLADVGLLRAEPAVFGPVASDPTVSRLINTLASGGQRVLAALRTARAEVRERVWRLAGEAAPDTGGQVIVDIDGVLVLAHSEKQDAAATWKKTFGHHPLMGFVDHGRSGSGEPVVGLLRPGNAGSNTAADHIEATRLALAQLPKRLRRGRQTLIRTDSGGGTHEFVAWLARRGRWLSYSVGMTITDAIHQAVLKVPASAWTPAVEPDGDIRDGAWVAELGGDCLTGWPNGLRLIVRKERPHPGAQLRFTDADGMRLTCFATNTAGEAIAALELRHRQRARAEDRIRAARATGLRNLPHHGAAQNQIWLEIVQIALDLLAWMPLLALTGKARLWEPRRLRLRLFSAAAQLITTGRRRYLRLARHWPWADVISDALDRLRVLPNPG